From a region of the Nostoc sp. UHCC 0870 genome:
- a CDS encoding DUF488 family protein, N3 subclade — MTIYTSYYAGEIKGETISISLYPPKSWTGKHLPLFSPTPELLNWWKSSAKDTTAQQEYKRQFREILDSRLTLIQLWVAKQKDNPVDITLCCFEKTGDFCHRYQVGEEVVQKYLPELWGGEIGTVDRKRQGARGTRETRDKEKTSPLFSPHPAPIPLFAHKPVFSATYPQRVLSLIEQCHSSGYPVQCDRLACGYYRVSLHGEDLGDWSELGVLGVLSGLQHEFYRGRLFPSLAIATPQVPDVPQPVAAQPESPELITRLSKLEGAELAQIQDWCKSIKKQMFPSVSQYADGRLELHLRRFVSLASAKSGKKAEVKLIEPGRYAGADVIEALGEKLLPDFHQALVLFYPAGTQIKVHRDSPAYASGAAQINVMGRAKFSISGCQDTRRMESYWLEEGDCIAFDNKQPHGIERVVGDRWCVCFFRLKAECLEQEYGRQLSLV, encoded by the coding sequence ATGACAATTTACACCTCATATTACGCAGGGGAAATCAAAGGTGAAACCATTTCCATTTCGCTTTATCCTCCCAAAAGTTGGACTGGCAAACATCTTCCCCTATTCTCCCCTACTCCCGAACTCCTCAATTGGTGGAAGTCCTCCGCAAAAGATACCACCGCACAACAGGAATACAAACGACAGTTCCGCGAGATTCTGGACTCTCGGCTTACTCTGATACAGCTTTGGGTAGCCAAGCAGAAGGACAACCCTGTGGATATAACGCTGTGCTGCTTCGAGAAAACTGGAGATTTCTGCCATCGGTATCAGGTTGGAGAAGAAGTAGTACAAAAATACTTACCTGAGCTTTGGGGCGGAGAAATCGGCACTGTTGACCGCAAGAGGCAGGGAGCAAGGGGGACAAGGGAGACAAGAGACAAGGAGAAAACTTCTCCCCTATTCTCCCCACACCCTGCCCCAATTCCTCTTTTTGCCCACAAACCAGTTTTCTCTGCCACTTATCCACAACGAGTTTTGAGTCTCATCGAACAGTGCCACTCGTCCGGTTATCCTGTACAGTGCGATCGCCTAGCTTGCGGGTACTATCGGGTTTCTCTGCATGGCGAAGATTTGGGCGATTGGTCAGAGTTGGGGGTGCTGGGGGTTCTGTCGGGGTTGCAGCATGAGTTTTACCGTGGTCGGTTGTTTCCGTCGTTGGCTATTGCAACTCCTCAAGTTCCAGATGTACCACAGCCTGTTGCCGCACAACCCGAATCTCCTGAACTGATTACTCGCTTAAGCAAACTGGAGGGTGCTGAGTTGGCACAGATTCAGGATTGGTGCAAATCTATCAAAAAACAGATGTTTCCCTCAGTCTCTCAATACGCTGATGGTCGTCTAGAGTTGCATCTGCGACGGTTCGTTAGTTTGGCTAGTGCCAAGTCCGGTAAGAAAGCTGAAGTAAAATTGATTGAGCCGGGGCGTTATGCTGGTGCAGATGTGATTGAGGCTTTGGGCGAGAAGCTACTGCCGGATTTTCACCAAGCACTCGTTTTGTTTTACCCAGCCGGGACGCAAATCAAAGTACATCGGGATTCACCAGCTTATGCTTCAGGGGCAGCGCAAATTAATGTGATGGGTCGGGCGAAGTTCTCAATCTCTGGATGCCAGGATACTCGGCGGATGGAATCATATTGGTTGGAGGAAGGCGATTGCATTGCTTTTGACAACAAGCAGCCGCATGGGATTGAACGGGTGGTGGGCGATAGGTGGTGTGTGTGTTTCTTTAGGCTCAAGGCGGAATGTTTGGAGCAGGAGTACGGGAGGCAGTTGAGCTTGGTTTGA
- a CDS encoding DUF1392 family protein — protein MSYQINTLESCWYISPPWGKNILPLVISLLERVYLPKTKAFGYCCGVEWSSDGWCYSIALDSQIILVSGVEIVASGQLQAVRLPKPTFMVGELVKFRLAADAVKVRTVLGLQLINDSWFYSIELRSPFLPKFDEQPLCILPQSFQQPTVQSRLAWVTDYDLTGV, from the coding sequence GTGAGTTATCAAATTAACACCCTAGAATCCTGCTGGTACATCTCACCACCCTGGGGTAAAAATATCCTGCCGTTGGTCATCAGCCTGCTGGAAAGGGTTTATCTGCCCAAAACCAAAGCTTTCGGTTACTGCTGCGGGGTCGAATGGTCATCCGACGGCTGGTGCTATTCTATTGCTTTGGACAGCCAAATTATATTGGTCTCAGGAGTCGAAATTGTTGCTTCTGGTCAACTTCAGGCTGTACGTCTTCCCAAACCCACTTTTATGGTGGGCGAGTTGGTCAAATTCCGCCTTGCTGCTGATGCCGTCAAGGTTCGCACTGTTTTGGGACTACAGCTGATCAACGATTCGTGGTTCTACAGTATCGAGTTGCGTTCTCCATTTCTGCCAAAATTCGATGAGCAACCCCTGTGCATCCTCCCCCAATCCTTCCAGCAACCCACTGTGCAAAGTCGTCTTGCCTGGGTTACTGACTACGATTTAACGGGGGTTTGA
- the dnaB gene encoding replicative DNA helicase, with amino-acid sequence MTQDLDFTSSTDRLPPQNIEAEEAILGGIMLDPEAMSRVGDRLIADAFYITAHKDIYQAAQRLYGQGRPTDLLSVTNWLSDNGLLFRIGGRNKLATLVDRTVSAINIDALAALVMEKYQRRQLIKAGNEIVKLGYETQTELPVVLDQAEQQVYGIASEHSATDLVHISNSLHDAFSEIEARHAGTTSPALSTGFYDLDALLGGGFRKGRLYVMAARPSVGKSALAGNLALNVAQLSRLPVAIFSLEMSTAEYVQRFLSSESGIENNFLETGRVSHNQWQPLSQAIAQLSDLPIFINDDSCPSLTEIRSQVRRVASGFGGVGLVVIDYLQLMAEATNSRLNMAQRVGEISRGLKKLAKDLDVPVLALSQLNREVESRNDKRPLLSDLRDSGNVEQDSDVVIMLYRDEVHNPDTPDRGISELIVRKQRNGPTGTAKLLFDHHFTKFKNLSSGRGF; translated from the coding sequence ATGACGCAAGATTTAGATTTCACATCCAGCACTGACAGACTGCCCCCGCAAAACATTGAAGCGGAAGAAGCAATACTTGGTGGTATCATGCTTGACCCAGAGGCTATGAGTAGAGTAGGAGATCGCTTAATTGCCGATGCTTTTTACATCACTGCTCACAAAGATATTTACCAAGCTGCACAGCGACTCTACGGGCAAGGTAGACCCACCGATTTACTTTCTGTGACCAACTGGCTGTCTGACAATGGTTTGCTGTTTCGCATTGGTGGACGCAATAAATTGGCCACGCTTGTAGACCGTACAGTTTCCGCCATTAACATCGACGCTTTAGCCGCTTTGGTCATGGAAAAATACCAACGGCGGCAGTTAATCAAAGCTGGGAACGAGATTGTCAAACTTGGGTACGAAACCCAAACTGAGTTACCCGTTGTTCTTGACCAAGCCGAACAACAAGTTTACGGCATCGCATCGGAGCATTCTGCTACTGATTTGGTTCATATCTCCAATTCCCTACATGATGCCTTTAGCGAGATTGAGGCTCGTCATGCTGGTACAACTTCCCCTGCCCTCTCCACTGGTTTTTACGATTTGGACGCTCTGCTGGGTGGTGGTTTTCGCAAAGGGCGATTGTATGTTATGGCTGCTCGCCCCTCTGTTGGTAAATCTGCTCTGGCTGGTAATCTCGCTCTTAATGTTGCTCAACTTAGCCGCTTGCCCGTTGCTATTTTCAGCCTGGAAATGTCTACTGCCGAATATGTACAACGTTTCTTAAGCAGTGAATCTGGTATCGAAAACAACTTTTTGGAAACTGGACGAGTCTCTCACAATCAGTGGCAACCCTTAAGTCAAGCGATCGCTCAACTGAGTGATTTGCCCATTTTCATCAACGATGATTCTTGCCCCTCACTCACAGAAATTCGCTCCCAAGTCCGTCGCGTTGCTTCTGGGTTTGGTGGTGTTGGACTTGTGGTTATCGATTACCTGCAATTGATGGCTGAAGCTACTAATTCTCGCTTGAATATGGCGCAACGGGTAGGCGAAATTAGCCGGGGGTTAAAGAAACTTGCTAAAGATTTGGATGTCCCTGTCCTGGCACTTTCCCAATTAAACCGTGAAGTTGAAAGCCGCAACGATAAACGCCCACTACTGAGTGATTTACGAGACTCAGGCAATGTTGAACAGGACAGCGATGTTGTCATCATGCTTTACCGTGATGAAGTTCATAATCCTGATACTCCTGACCGTGGCATTTCTGAGTTAATCGTCCGCAAGCAACGCAATGGCCCTACTGGTACAGCAAAACTTTTGTTTGACCATCACTTTACTAAGTTCAAAAATTTATCTTCCGGTCGAGGTTTTTGA
- a CDS encoding helix-turn-helix domain-containing protein translates to MTNDILSDNRRKRHIYMDSKLDDLPLTMEAYRVYCHLCRRAGCDNNAFPSYKSIGEACFRGSFPNSPIDSLRRKAIAAVNELLAWNLVTKTSREKDGFQTSNHYSLTDLGDWFPYPTRPSSLIRGTKQSSNDAEKISSAEGTPGSVGGTPQSVLGEHPRGVGGTPPVVLGEHPGSAGGTPKDYPIEDYPIEVYPLKNAPPKPGASPTHVCVCEKTEQPNQEKEPIPESLTPLSTKPDSSLQPDKPSCRPTIAAGSFDKAEQSNKTATRSKFQSIGDLINQVLVDPGIMASDPLPAVYKSEIKLRGWRFPWRTPTRDKIYQTCSRRLVELIAKERAKWSGCEWTEKIPTVIKSIGNLEGSKAGLEELMGYWSKVLESDLSLTQESQPDNQPIGYYSNRSLDWHKATFCELLDLVDRIGKDHALAQFTTRYDQQDKGATDKWLEWLETNYPQIYAHLHQSAA, encoded by the coding sequence ATGACTAACGATATCTTGAGCGATAACAGAAGAAAACGCCACATTTACATGGATAGTAAATTAGATGATTTACCTCTAACAATGGAGGCATATCGTGTTTACTGTCATTTGTGCCGTCGTGCTGGTTGTGACAACAATGCTTTTCCTTCCTATAAGTCTATTGGAGAGGCTTGCTTTCGCGGTTCTTTCCCCAACTCCCCAATTGATTCCTTACGTCGAAAAGCGATCGCCGCAGTTAATGAACTCCTAGCCTGGAATTTAGTCACCAAAACCAGTAGAGAAAAAGACGGATTCCAAACCTCAAATCATTACAGCCTGACGGATCTGGGAGATTGGTTTCCCTACCCCACAAGACCATCTTCTTTAATTAGAGGTACTAAACAATCATCGAATGATGCCGAAAAAATCAGTAGTGCGGAGGGAACACCCGGTAGTGTTGGGGGAACACCCCAGAGTGTGCTGGGGGAACACCCCAGGGGTGTTGGGGGAACACCCCCGGTAGTGTTGGGGGAACACCCCGGTAGTGCTGGGGGGACACCCAAAGATTATCCAATTGAAGATTATCCAATTGAAGTCTATCCACTTAAGAACGCGCCCCCCAAACCCGGCGCATCCCCCACCCATGTGTGTGTGTGTGAAAAAACTGAACAACCAAACCAAGAAAAAGAACCCATTCCCGAATCTCTGACTCCGTTGTCCACAAAACCAGATTCTTCGCTTCAACCCGATAAACCCTCATGTAGACCCACTATTGCGGCGGGATCGTTCGATAAAGCCGAACAATCGAATAAAACAGCTACAAGGTCAAAATTTCAGTCGATTGGAGATTTAATCAATCAAGTTTTGGTAGACCCTGGCATCATGGCATCTGATCCGTTACCTGCGGTTTACAAAAGCGAAATCAAATTGCGGGGCTGGCGTTTCCCTTGGAGAACACCCACCAGGGACAAAATTTACCAAACTTGCTCCCGCCGACTGGTAGAGTTAATCGCCAAGGAAAGAGCTAAGTGGAGTGGGTGCGAGTGGACAGAGAAAATTCCCACAGTCATCAAATCCATCGGCAATCTTGAAGGCTCTAAAGCGGGTTTGGAAGAATTAATGGGCTATTGGTCAAAAGTGCTGGAGTCGGATTTATCGCTCACTCAAGAATCACAACCGGATAACCAACCCATTGGCTATTACTCAAACCGTTCCCTTGACTGGCACAAGGCCACTTTCTGCGAACTACTCGACCTTGTAGATCGAATAGGCAAAGACCACGCGCTCGCACAGTTCACTACTCGCTACGACCAGCAAGACAAGGGTGCAACGGACAAATGGCTGGAGTGGTTAGAGACGAATTATCCCCAAATTTATGCACATCTGCATCAATCCGCAGCCTGA
- a CDS encoding SDR family oxidoreductase, producing the protein MSFANKTIVLTGASAGIGRTLAISLAQQDANLVLAARNQEALEQTITGCKNYPAKVIAVSTDVTQAEACQQLIERAIATFGQIDILINNAGIGMLTCFDEVRDLSIFERVMQVNYLGAVYCTHYALPYLKASRGQLVAISSICGKTGVPTRTGYVASKHAMQGFFDTLRIELHSTGVDVLVVSPGFVATDIRQRALGADGKPLGKSPRDETQGNMSVDECVRQIIWAMERRKREHIMTLKGKAIPWAKLIVPGFVDRIVATSIRKTTST; encoded by the coding sequence ATGAGCTTTGCGAATAAAACGATTGTTCTCACAGGTGCATCGGCTGGAATTGGCAGAACGCTGGCAATTTCGTTAGCCCAACAGGATGCAAATTTAGTCTTGGCTGCGCGCAATCAAGAAGCATTAGAACAGACAATTACTGGGTGCAAAAACTATCCAGCCAAAGTGATTGCAGTATCTACAGATGTAACTCAAGCAGAAGCTTGCCAGCAGTTGATAGAGAGAGCGATCGCAACGTTTGGGCAGATTGATATTTTAATCAATAATGCTGGAATTGGAATGCTGACGTGCTTTGATGAAGTGAGGGATCTGTCCATTTTTGAGCGGGTAATGCAGGTTAACTATCTGGGTGCGGTTTACTGTACCCATTATGCCCTACCTTACCTGAAAGCAAGCCGAGGACAATTAGTGGCTATTTCTTCAATTTGTGGCAAAACAGGTGTACCCACTCGTACAGGTTACGTTGCCAGTAAACACGCTATGCAAGGCTTCTTTGATACATTGCGAATTGAATTGCACTCAACAGGAGTAGATGTATTGGTTGTCTCACCGGGGTTTGTGGCAACTGATATCCGACAAAGAGCGTTGGGAGCGGATGGAAAACCATTAGGCAAAAGTCCGCGTGATGAAACTCAAGGCAATATGTCAGTAGACGAGTGTGTGCGTCAAATTATCTGGGCAATGGAGCGGCGTAAACGAGAACACATTATGACGTTGAAAGGAAAAGCAATCCCTTGGGCAAAGCTGATTGTACCAGGATTTGTTGATCGTATTGTTGCTACTAGCATTCGTAAGACAACTTCCACCTGA